One window of the Candidatus Margulisiibacteriota bacterium genome contains the following:
- a CDS encoding hemolysin family protein, with translation MLNEILILALLVACSAFFSMSETALTSVSRIKIKKFLGQGFFGAKALYDLRENPNKMLSTILVGNNLVNMGAASIATYIFMNLFERRGLMSESVAVTTAALTMTFLILIFGEITPKTIAIRLSDRIALFVGPVISFLSLIFYPVIYVLDILCRPLIKLFGGDAASKVPFVTEEELKMLLSVGHEEGVLEQEEKEMIHSIFEFGDTTAKAVMTPRPDMVCLEVSTPLKEAAARIIEAGHSRIPVYEGTVDNITGVLFAKDLIGIFAMGKQTELKELLRPPLFVPESKKLDDLLRQMQSSHMHIAIIVDEYGGTAGIVSLEDLIEEIVGEIKDEFDIEEKTVDILSDGSALVDARLSVVEVNEKVGTALPEGDYDTVGGFVVSLLGKLPTVGDIARFEDLRIYVERVFKKRITRIKIVRLRASEVEGDGIVGG, from the coding sequence GTGCTTAACGAGATCTTGATCCTGGCCTTGTTAGTGGCCTGCTCGGCCTTCTTTTCCATGTCCGAGACGGCGCTGACCTCGGTCAGCAGGATAAAGATAAAGAAGTTCCTGGGCCAGGGATTTTTTGGGGCAAAAGCCCTCTACGACCTCAGAGAGAACCCTAATAAAATGCTCTCCACCATACTGGTAGGGAACAATCTGGTCAACATGGGGGCGGCCTCGATCGCCACCTATATCTTCATGAACCTGTTCGAGCGCAGAGGACTTATGAGCGAAAGTGTTGCGGTGACAACGGCCGCGCTAACCATGACCTTTCTGATCCTGATATTCGGAGAGATCACTCCCAAGACCATAGCTATCCGCCTGAGCGACCGCATCGCGCTTTTTGTGGGGCCCGTCATCTCATTCTTGTCCCTTATTTTTTATCCTGTGATCTATGTGCTGGACATCCTCTGCAGGCCCCTGATAAAGCTTTTTGGAGGAGATGCAGCAAGCAAGGTCCCGTTCGTGACAGAAGAGGAGCTTAAGATGCTGCTTTCCGTAGGGCACGAAGAAGGTGTCCTTGAGCAGGAAGAAAAAGAAATGATACACAGCATCTTTGAGTTCGGGGACACTACCGCTAAAGCTGTGATGACCCCGAGGCCGGATATGGTCTGTCTTGAAGTATCAACCCCCCTAAAAGAAGCTGCCGCAAGGATAATCGAAGCAGGGCACTCCAGGATACCTGTGTATGAGGGGACGGTGGATAATATCACGGGGGTGCTTTTTGCCAAAGACCTGATCGGCATCTTTGCCATGGGTAAACAGACAGAGCTCAAAGAACTGCTGCGGCCTCCGCTGTTCGTTCCGGAATCAAAAAAACTTGACGATCTGCTGCGCCAGATGCAGTCTTCGCACATGCATATTGCTATAATAGTGGATGAGTACGGCGGCACGGCAGGCATTGTGAGCCTTGAGGACCTTATAGAAGAGATAGTGGGCGAGATAAAGGACGAATTCGATATCGAGGAAAAAACGGTCGACATCCTAAGCGACGGCTCGGCGCTTGTGGATGCCAGGCTTTCCGTGGTTGAGGTCAACGAAAAGGTCGGGACCGCGCTTCCCGAAGGCGATTACGATACCGTTGGAGGTTTTGTGGTGTCTCTCCTCGGCAAACTGCCGACAGTGGGGGACATTGCAAGATTCGAGGACCTGAGGATCTATGTTGAAAGGGTCTTTAAAAAGAGGATAACCAGGATAAAGATAGTCAGGCTAAGAGCTTCGGAGGTGGAAGGAGACGGAATTGTCGGAGGATAA
- a CDS encoding diacylglycerol kinase family protein → MPRKFAESLGYAGRGLVYAFRTQRNLKIHLATGAFAVILGVLLQISFVEMMILVLVISSVVVLELLNTAMEEIVNLMMLTRKIRAMVAKDVAAGAVLVAAIASVVIGCYIFLPRLIVLVFRS, encoded by the coding sequence ATGCCAAGAAAATTCGCTGAAAGCCTGGGCTATGCCGGCAGGGGACTGGTCTATGCCTTCCGCACGCAGAGAAACCTAAAGATACATCTTGCAACAGGGGCGTTTGCCGTTATCCTCGGGGTGCTGCTCCAGATAAGTTTTGTCGAGATGATGATCCTAGTCCTGGTGATCTCTTCGGTGGTGGTGCTCGAGCTGCTTAACACCGCTATGGAAGAGATCGTAAATCTGATGATGCTCACCAGAAAGATCAGGGCCATGGTCGCAAAAGATGTTGCCGCAGGAGCGGTGCTTGTTGCGGCGATAGCCTCCGTTGTGATAGGCTGTTATATCTTTTTGCCAAGGCTGATCGTCCTGGTGTTCAGGAGTTAA
- the ybeY gene encoding rRNA maturation RNase YbeY, with product MLKKLNRLAALVARAEKIKGRISVVFVKDPEIRRLNKKFRGLNRATDVLSFEMGEEGILGEVVISTDSAKRNARRFGASLEDELKRLAIHGALHLAGYDHLSKSDRMVMREKEDRYAKKIR from the coding sequence ATGTTAAAGAAGTTAAATAGGCTTGCCGCTTTGGTGGCAAGGGCCGAAAAAATAAAGGGCAGGATAAGCGTTGTTTTTGTAAAGGACCCCGAGATCAGAAGGCTCAACAAAAAGTTCAGAGGGCTCAACAGGGCAACGGATGTCCTCTCTTTTGAAATGGGAGAGGAAGGGATCCTCGGAGAGGTTGTCATTTCCACTGATTCGGCCAAAAGGAATGCCCGCAGATTTGGGGCATCCCTTGAGGATGAGCTCAAAAGGCTTGCCATCCACGGAGCCCTCCACCTGGCGGGATATGACCATCTGTCAAAATCTGATAGAATGGTAATGAGGGAAAAAGAAGACCGCTATGCCAAGAAAATTCGCTGA
- the murA gene encoding UDP-N-acetylglucosamine 1-carboxyvinyltransferase, protein MRKILVRGGTPLNGSVEISGSKNSALPILASTILLGGETVISNIPLLHDVITMIRVLRALGMRVEYSEPGRVHVWVGGKIRHVAPYELVTKMRASFFVIGPILAKEGLAKVPLPGGCAIGSRPVNFYIKGLEAMGAVIRMEHGFVIAEAKKLKGSNIYLDFPSVGATESLMMASTLAEGTTVIENAAQEPEIKDLARFLNKCGADIKGAGEEKITISGVAQLKAQDYRIIPDRIEAGTFMVAAAVTKGSVTVKDIIPEDVAVIAAKLAEAGAEVETKETSVRVSAKNAPKAVNIKTLPYPGFPTDMQPQFSALLSVADGASVITETIFENRFMHVNELNRMGADIQTEGHSMIIKGVPKLSGAPVRASDLRAGAALVLAGLSAEGQTLIDDTDRHIVRGYEKFLQKLTGLGADVKEVK, encoded by the coding sequence ATGAGAAAGATACTTGTCAGAGGCGGCACCCCGCTTAACGGCTCTGTAGAGATAAGCGGTTCAAAGAATTCCGCGCTCCCGATCCTTGCTTCCACCATTCTGCTTGGCGGAGAGACCGTGATCTCAAATATCCCTCTTCTGCACGATGTGATAACCATGATAAGGGTGCTGCGCGCTCTGGGAATGAGAGTGGAGTACAGCGAGCCGGGCAGGGTCCATGTCTGGGTGGGCGGCAAGATCAGGCATGTGGCGCCTTACGAACTGGTCACAAAAATGAGGGCTTCTTTTTTTGTGATAGGTCCCATCCTTGCAAAGGAAGGTCTTGCAAAAGTACCGCTGCCGGGAGGCTGCGCGATCGGCTCCCGGCCCGTAAATTTCTATATCAAAGGCCTTGAGGCGATGGGGGCGGTCATAAGAATGGAGCACGGTTTTGTTATCGCGGAGGCAAAAAAACTAAAAGGCAGCAACATCTACCTGGATTTTCCATCGGTAGGCGCAACCGAAAGCCTTATGATGGCCTCTACCCTGGCCGAAGGTACAACAGTAATAGAGAACGCGGCTCAGGAACCCGAAATTAAGGACCTGGCCCGTTTTCTTAACAAATGCGGAGCCGATATCAAGGGCGCCGGAGAGGAAAAAATAACGATAAGCGGAGTTGCACAGCTCAAGGCGCAGGATTACAGGATAATACCGGACAGGATAGAAGCAGGGACCTTTATGGTGGCGGCAGCGGTTACAAAAGGCTCTGTTACCGTAAAAGATATTATTCCCGAGGATGTTGCTGTGATAGCGGCAAAACTGGCGGAGGCAGGGGCCGAGGTCGAAACAAAAGAGACCTCTGTCAGGGTCAGCGCAAAAAATGCGCCAAAGGCCGTAAACATAAAAACCCTGCCTTATCCGGGATTTCCTACGGACATGCAGCCGCAGTTCTCGGCCCTACTCTCAGTTGCGGACGGCGCCTCCGTTATAACGGAGACCATCTTTGAGAACAGGTTCATGCATGTCAACGAACTCAACAGGATGGGCGCGGATATCCAGACCGAAGGGCACAGCATGATAATAAAAGGGGTGCCAAAACTGTCGGGTGCTCCGGTAAGGGCGTCAGACCTTAGGGCAGGAGCTGCGCTTGTGCTGGCCGGGCTGTCTGCCGAGGGCCAGACGCTTATTGACGACACGGACAGGCATATAGTAAGAGGGTATGAAAAATTCCTGCAAAAACTTACCGGGCTTGGCGCGGATGTTAAAGAAGTTAAATAG
- a CDS encoding F0F1 ATP synthase subunit epsilon, producing MPIKLRIIEPEKIIAEAQAEQVSLMTQGGSLGVLPGHIPMAVHLKEGEVSFDSGKITQKVAIKGGFARVLPDSVTVFTY from the coding sequence ATGCCGATAAAACTAAGGATAATTGAGCCGGAAAAGATAATTGCCGAAGCGCAGGCTGAACAGGTCTCGCTTATGACACAGGGAGGCTCTCTTGGAGTGCTTCCGGGACATATTCCGATGGCTGTCCACCTTAAAGAGGGAGAGGTCTCTTTTGACAGCGGCAAAATAACGCAAAAGGTCGCCATAAAGGGAGGCTTTGCCAGAGTGCTTCCCGACAGCGTGACGGTCTTTACCTATTAA
- the atpD gene encoding F0F1 ATP synthase subunit beta, translating into MGKGRIVQIVGPVVDASFDAAELPRINDAVSVPFNGGEIVMEVQQYLGDGQVRCIAMGSTDGLSRGLEVVDMKEPISVPVGKNALGRVFNLLGQPIDNKGEVKSEKRYPIHRPSPSVTKVETEEKVFETGIKVIDLLVPYPKGGKVGLFGGAGVGKTVVVMELIRNIATEHGGVSIFTGVGERSREGNDLILSMRQSGVIDKTVLVFGQMNESPGARFRIAMSGLAFAEYFRDEGKQDVLLFIDNIFRFVQAGSEVSTLLGRMPSAVGYQPTLSTEMGQIQERIASTKDGSITSVQAIYVPADDLTDPAPATTFSHLDSTIVLSRSLMELGIYPAVDPLQSSSRIMDPRIIGQDHFDTAKEVVKILQRYKELQDIIAILGIEELSASDKLIVARARRIQKFLSQPFFVAEEFTGRKGKYVPLSETIRAFKEIIEGKHDAVPENSFYMKGTIDEVIKDADKTKDN; encoded by the coding sequence ATGGGTAAAGGCAGGATAGTGCAGATAGTGGGCCCGGTGGTGGATGCAAGTTTTGACGCCGCAGAACTTCCCAGGATAAATGATGCGGTCTCTGTGCCGTTTAACGGCGGCGAAATAGTGATGGAAGTTCAGCAATACCTTGGCGACGGGCAGGTTAGGTGCATAGCTATGGGGTCAACGGACGGGCTTTCAAGAGGGCTGGAAGTTGTGGATATGAAGGAGCCCATAAGCGTTCCGGTCGGGAAGAACGCTCTTGGAAGAGTGTTCAACCTTCTGGGACAACCGATAGACAACAAAGGCGAGGTTAAGAGCGAAAAGCGGTATCCCATACACAGGCCCAGCCCTTCTGTTACAAAAGTGGAGACGGAGGAAAAAGTTTTTGAGACCGGGATCAAGGTGATAGACCTTCTGGTCCCTTATCCCAAAGGCGGCAAGGTGGGGCTCTTTGGAGGGGCGGGGGTGGGCAAGACCGTCGTTGTGATGGAACTGATCAGGAATATCGCTACAGAGCACGGAGGAGTGTCCATCTTTACCGGAGTGGGTGAAAGGAGCAGGGAAGGCAACGACCTCATCCTTTCGATGCGCCAGTCCGGAGTTATCGATAAGACCGTCCTGGTATTCGGCCAGATGAACGAATCTCCCGGGGCAAGGTTCCGCATCGCAATGTCGGGACTGGCTTTTGCCGAATACTTCAGGGATGAGGGCAAGCAGGATGTTCTGCTTTTTATCGATAATATTTTCAGATTTGTTCAGGCGGGATCGGAGGTCTCGACCCTGCTTGGAAGAATGCCTTCCGCTGTGGGGTACCAGCCGACCCTGTCAACAGAAATGGGGCAGATACAGGAGCGCATAGCCTCTACAAAGGACGGCTCCATCACTTCGGTCCAGGCAATATATGTTCCGGCGGACGACCTTACGGACCCGGCGCCCGCGACCACCTTTTCTCATCTTGACTCAACGATCGTGCTTTCAAGGTCCCTTATGGAACTGGGCATATATCCCGCGGTCGATCCTCTTCAATCTTCTTCAAGGATAATGGACCCCAGGATAATCGGGCAGGACCATTTTGATACGGCAAAAGAAGTAGTGAAGATACTTCAAAGGTACAAAGAACTTCAGGATATCATTGCCATACTGGGGATAGAAGAGCTTTCCGCTTCGGACAAGCTGATAGTGGCAAGGGCAAGAAGGATCCAAAAATTCCTTTCCCAGCCCTTTTTTGTCGCGGAAGAATTCACGGGAAGAAAAGGCAAGTATGTGCCCCTTTCCGAAACGATCAGGGCCTTCAAAGAAATAATCGAGGGAAAGCACGACGCTGTTCCCGAGAACAGTTTTTACATGAAGGGAACGATAGACGAGGTCATAAAGGATGCCGATAAAACTAAGGATAATTGA
- the atpG gene encoding ATP synthase F1 subunit gamma: MSGRLDYKRKIKAVANIAKVTKAMETMASIKYQKSSRLAVSAASYSEELHSFVSQLVESLSRQTRSSLKLCEVRKTGLVLFVVFTSDKGMCGALNTALLHKVEEAAQEEKAKGRRVRFITVGKKGSEFLKRRGFDVISGHNTAPFSNRDETARDLVREAAALYKKSAVEEVYLFYNHFVSASKAQISALRLLPLIFEEEKHLDHIPVKEMPLFSEVYPNTQFHLPPFVFEPDSRIFLEEMLIRYLETMVVQVILDSDASENAARMIAMQQATENAKDMIEALTLAGNKARQSQITGDLIEITGSAEALK; encoded by the coding sequence ATGAGCGGCCGCCTGGACTATAAACGCAAGATAAAGGCCGTGGCCAACATAGCCAAGGTCACCAAAGCCATGGAAACAATGGCTTCCATCAAGTATCAAAAATCGAGCCGTCTTGCCGTCTCGGCGGCTTCTTATTCGGAAGAACTTCACTCTTTTGTTTCGCAGCTGGTAGAGTCCCTTTCAAGGCAAACGCGCTCCAGCCTTAAGCTCTGCGAGGTCAGGAAAACAGGGCTGGTCCTTTTTGTTGTTTTTACCTCGGACAAGGGCATGTGCGGAGCCCTTAACACGGCGCTGCTGCACAAAGTTGAGGAGGCGGCACAGGAAGAAAAAGCAAAGGGGAGAAGGGTAAGGTTCATCACGGTAGGGAAAAAGGGGTCCGAGTTTTTGAAAAGAAGAGGCTTTGATGTCATTTCCGGGCACAACACAGCTCCTTTTTCTAACCGGGACGAGACCGCAAGGGACCTGGTAAGAGAGGCAGCCGCGCTTTATAAAAAGTCTGCGGTGGAAGAGGTCTATCTCTTCTACAATCATTTTGTGTCCGCTTCAAAGGCTCAGATCTCCGCCCTTAGGCTGCTGCCTCTGATCTTTGAAGAGGAAAAGCACCTTGACCACATTCCGGTAAAAGAAATGCCGCTCTTCTCGGAAGTTTATCCCAATACGCAGTTCCATCTGCCCCCGTTCGTTTTTGAGCCGGACAGCCGCATTTTTTTGGAAGAGATGCTGATCAGATATCTTGAAACAATGGTGGTCCAGGTGATCCTTGATTCGGATGCCAGCGAGAACGCGGCCAGGATGATAGCCATGCAGCAGGCCACGGAGAACGCCAAAGACATGATAGAGGCCCTTACTCTGGCGGGCAACAAGGCAAGACAGTCACAGATAACAGGCGATCTGATAGAAATAACAGGAAGCGCGGAGGCACTTAAATAA
- the atpA gene encoding F0F1 ATP synthase subunit alpha yields MLKPSEISEALRKEIEGYEGLSEISEQGFVASAGDGVASVYGLENVMSMELLEFSSGPIGIALSLLSDSVGVIILRDAEKVKEGDSVKRTGKVVSVPVGDALLGRIVNPLGEALDGGPCIISDKERPIEIVAPSVIDRAPVNRPLQTGLKAVDSMIPIGRGQRELIIGDRGVGKTAIAIDAILNQKKSGVRCFYVAIGQKTSLVAKIYDILKSRGAMEYTTIVFASPTDSPSLQYIAPYAGCAMAEEYLYKGDNALVIYDDLSKHAVAYRQLSLLLRRPPGREAYPGDIFYLHSRLLERASKLSEEKGGGSLTALPIVETQAGDISSYIPTNIISITDGQIYLENDLFNSGIRPAVNVGLSVSRVGGSAQIKAMKKVAGSLRLDLAQYRELAAFAQFTSDLDKSSQRQLDRGQRLTEILKQDQYVPMDVSWQVISIYCGTTGHLDDLKAEQIVDFEKGLLEFVRSNYCEVADDIEKKEVLEEWAEKRLEEAVENYKKLFLSGKGTK; encoded by the coding sequence GTGCTAAAACCATCGGAGATCAGCGAAGCGCTGAGAAAAGAGATCGAAGGCTATGAAGGCCTCTCAGAGATCTCGGAGCAGGGCTTTGTGGCCTCTGCCGGGGACGGGGTAGCCTCTGTCTACGGCCTTGAGAACGTGATGTCTATGGAGCTCCTTGAATTTTCCTCAGGCCCCATAGGGATCGCCCTTTCGCTTTTGTCCGACAGCGTAGGAGTGATAATCTTAAGGGACGCAGAAAAGGTCAAAGAAGGCGACAGCGTAAAAAGGACCGGGAAAGTCGTCTCTGTCCCCGTTGGGGATGCCCTTTTAGGCAGGATAGTCAATCCTTTAGGCGAAGCTCTTGACGGAGGCCCCTGCATCATTTCGGACAAGGAGCGCCCAATAGAAATAGTTGCTCCGTCCGTTATAGACAGGGCGCCGGTGAACAGGCCGCTTCAGACCGGGCTTAAGGCGGTGGACTCGATGATCCCCATCGGACGGGGCCAGAGAGAGCTGATAATAGGGGACAGGGGGGTCGGCAAGACCGCGATTGCAATTGATGCTATACTTAACCAAAAAAAATCCGGCGTCAGATGTTTTTATGTCGCGATAGGGCAAAAGACCTCATTGGTGGCAAAGATATACGATATCTTGAAAAGCCGCGGCGCAATGGAATACACGACGATAGTATTTGCCTCTCCTACGGACTCTCCGTCGCTCCAGTACATAGCCCCGTATGCGGGCTGCGCGATGGCAGAAGAATACCTTTATAAGGGTGACAATGCCCTGGTCATTTATGATGATCTTTCAAAGCACGCGGTCGCCTACAGGCAGCTTTCACTTCTTTTGAGGAGGCCTCCGGGCAGAGAAGCGTACCCGGGAGATATCTTTTATCTTCATTCGAGACTGCTTGAGCGGGCTTCCAAGCTCAGCGAAGAAAAAGGCGGCGGCTCGCTTACGGCGCTTCCTATTGTGGAGACCCAGGCCGGAGATATCTCGTCCTATATACCGACTAATATCATTTCTATTACCGACGGCCAGATCTATCTGGAGAACGACCTGTTCAATTCCGGGATCCGTCCGGCGGTTAATGTAGGGCTGTCGGTATCCAGGGTGGGAGGCTCGGCGCAGATAAAGGCGATGAAGAAAGTGGCGGGAAGCCTGAGGCTTGACCTTGCCCAGTACAGGGAACTGGCCGCTTTTGCCCAGTTCACCTCGGACCTGGACAAAAGCTCCCAAAGGCAGCTTGATAGGGGACAGAGGCTTACGGAAATCCTCAAGCAGGACCAGTATGTCCCTATGGATGTATCTTGGCAGGTTATCTCCATTTATTGCGGGACCACGGGGCATCTTGACGACCTTAAGGCCGAACAGATCGTTGATTTTGAGAAAGGGCTCCTGGAATTTGTAAGGAGCAATTACTGCGAGGTCGCAGACGACATAGAAAAAAAAGAGGTCCTTGAAGAATGGGCGGAAAAGAGGCTTGAAGAAGCAGTGGAAAACTATAAAAAGCTCTTTTTATCGGGAAAAGGAACTAAATGA
- the atpH gene encoding ATP synthase F1 subunit delta → MRNASKKYARALAMSAKGAEALRQLSLDFEQFTDAMKRSKDFRAMFFAPQFSAEQKVSIYRKMFSPLLSPGFVKFLGLIHRNKRERCLFDARTEFEALCRAAKNEEKAVVTTASPLKQLQLSRLSEVLSKKTGKKIIIENIVDPSIISGAKIGIRDRIIDVSTAAKLTALRRELSRC, encoded by the coding sequence ATGAGGAACGCTTCAAAAAAATACGCCAGGGCGCTGGCGATGTCGGCAAAAGGCGCAGAAGCCTTGCGGCAATTGTCCCTTGATTTTGAACAGTTCACGGATGCCATGAAGAGGTCAAAGGATTTTAGAGCGATGTTCTTTGCTCCGCAATTCAGCGCGGAGCAGAAAGTCTCGATCTACAGAAAGATGTTCTCTCCCTTGCTCAGCCCCGGCTTTGTAAAGTTTTTGGGGCTTATCCACAGGAACAAGAGAGAGCGCTGCCTGTTTGACGCGCGTACAGAGTTCGAGGCGCTTTGCCGCGCCGCAAAGAACGAGGAAAAAGCCGTTGTTACGACCGCATCTCCTTTAAAGCAGCTCCAGCTGTCCAGGCTTTCCGAGGTCCTTTCCAAAAAGACCGGCAAGAAGATCATTATCGAGAACATCGTCGATCCTTCTATTATCTCGGGAGCAAAGATAGGCATAAGGGACAGGATCATAGATGTAAGCACGGCCGCAAAGCTGACCGCGCTCAGAAGGGAGCTCTCAAGGTGCTAA
- the atpF gene encoding F0F1 ATP synthase subunit B, protein MLEINGTILAVIVNFLLLVWILKAFLFKPLENMVRQRKEKIASQIKEAEGRLLEAGDLKTSYENRLSAAEEEAGRIIKKASEFAVKIKTDAFEAAKLDAAQLIKRAEAQAQEEKDQAIRQAKGQLAQLIVLASEKLLKRSISEKDRDDSINEAIERIEKAELN, encoded by the coding sequence ATGCTTGAAATAAACGGCACTATTCTTGCCGTGATCGTCAATTTTTTGCTGCTGGTCTGGATCCTTAAGGCTTTCCTTTTCAAGCCTCTGGAAAACATGGTGAGGCAGCGCAAAGAAAAGATCGCCTCGCAGATAAAAGAGGCGGAGGGCAGGCTTCTTGAAGCGGGAGACCTTAAGACCTCTTATGAGAACAGACTGAGCGCAGCCGAAGAAGAAGCGGGCCGTATCATCAAGAAGGCATCGGAATTTGCGGTCAAGATAAAGACCGATGCTTTTGAGGCCGCCAAACTTGATGCAGCCCAGCTGATAAAAAGGGCCGAGGCGCAGGCGCAGGAGGAAAAGGACCAGGCTATAAGACAGGCCAAAGGCCAGCTGGCCCAGCTGATAGTTCTTGCGAGCGAAAAACTGCTCAAGAGGTCTATTTCGGAAAAGGACCGGGACGATTCAATAAACGAAGCAATAGAGCGGATAGAAAAGGCCGAACTCAACTGA
- the atpE gene encoding ATP synthase F0 subunit C — translation MNQPVIAAVSIFSAAFALAIAAIASAVAQGNATGKALESIARQPEARGPITQALIVGLAFIESLTLYVLLIAIVLIFVNPFK, via the coding sequence ATGAACCAGCCAGTGATAGCGGCGGTCTCGATCTTTTCCGCGGCTTTTGCCCTTGCGATCGCGGCGATAGCCTCGGCCGTTGCCCAGGGCAACGCAACAGGAAAGGCTCTGGAATCCATTGCCAGGCAGCCGGAAGCAAGGGGCCCGATAACGCAGGCGCTCATTGTGGGGCTTGCATTTATTGAATCCCTTACCCTGTATGTGCTGCTGATAGCAATTGTGCTGATCTTTGTGAACCCGTTCAAATAG
- the atpB gene encoding F0F1 ATP synthase subunit A, protein MIQIGHHSVWHFFGLDFHADTIIAMLMVSAIIVAAAAVLRHFLLKSSPNGPTMLQAAVEMAMEPISALPASVMGKKGDQYAPLISTLFIFILISNWFELLPINAVYSLFFDKWAPHIPHVTAPTTDLNVTAGLALVVFFSIHYIGFKEKGFAYLKKFFEPFFFFLPVNLMEEAAKPFSLAIRLFGNMFGKETILMILISLVVFPVIYPVPILALSLFIGFVQAFIFALLTTFYIGGAVSDGH, encoded by the coding sequence ATGATACAAATAGGGCATCACAGCGTCTGGCATTTTTTTGGGCTTGATTTTCATGCCGACACTATAATTGCCATGTTGATGGTATCCGCGATCATAGTTGCGGCCGCAGCGGTGCTAAGACATTTTCTGCTGAAAAGCTCTCCTAACGGCCCTACCATGCTTCAGGCGGCGGTCGAGATGGCCATGGAGCCGATAAGCGCGCTTCCTGCGAGCGTTATGGGTAAAAAAGGGGACCAGTACGCGCCGCTCATTTCAACGCTCTTTATTTTTATACTCATTTCCAACTGGTTCGAACTCCTTCCCATCAACGCCGTTTATTCGCTGTTCTTTGATAAATGGGCACCGCACATCCCGCATGTGACGGCTCCTACCACGGACCTAAATGTGACCGCAGGGCTGGCGCTGGTGGTTTTTTTCTCGATCCACTACATCGGTTTTAAAGAAAAGGGGTTTGCTTACCTTAAAAAGTTTTTCGAGCCTTTTTTCTTTTTTCTTCCCGTCAATTTGATGGAAGAGGCGGCCAAGCCGTTCTCCCTTGCCATAAGGCTTTTCGGCAATATGTTCGGCAAAGAGACCATACTCATGATCCTGATCTCTTTAGTGGTGTTCCCTGTCATTTATCCCGTGCCGATACTTGCGCTCAGCCTTTTTATCGGGTTTGTCCAGGCCTTTATCTTTGCGCTGCTGACGACATTTTATATCGGAGGGGCGGTTTCGGACGGGCACTAG
- a CDS encoding AtpZ/AtpI family protein, producing MNFIRYSDLAFSIAGSIVAPPLAGLLLGRFLDGRFGCSPAFTLALVLLGIAAGLRSLLRIAEKAGRSR from the coding sequence ATGAACTTTATCAGATACAGCGACCTGGCCTTCAGCATCGCGGGCAGCATAGTAGCCCCGCCGCTGGCAGGGCTTTTGCTGGGCCGCTTTCTTGACGGCAGATTTGGCTGCTCGCCCGCATTTACTCTGGCGCTTGTGCTTCTCGGTATAGCAGCGGGATTGAGGAGCCTTTTAAGGATAGCAGAAAAGGCGGGCAGGAGCAGATGA